In a genomic window of Caloenas nicobarica isolate bCalNic1 chromosome 1, bCalNic1.hap1, whole genome shotgun sequence:
- the DUSP6 gene encoding dual specificity protein phosphatase 6, whose translation MLDTFRPVPFASEMAISKSVAWLNEQLEMGNDRLLLMDCRPQELYESSHIESAINVAIPGIMLRRLQKGNLPLRSLVSSSEEDRERFARRCGTDTVVLYDEHSRDWNENTGGESVLGLLLKRLKDEGCKAFYLEGGFSKFQAEFALHCETNLDSSCSSSSPPLPVLGLGGLRISSDSSSDIESDIDRDPNSATDSDGSPLSNNQPSFPVEILPYLYLGCAKDSTNLDVLEEFGIKYILNVTPNLPNLFENAGEFKYKQIPISDHWSQNLSQFFPEAISFIDEARGKNCGVLVHCLAGISRSVTVTVAYLMQKLNLSMNDAYDIVKMKKSNISPNFNFMGQLLDFERTLGLSSPCDNRVPNQQLYFTTPSNQNVFQVDSLQSTLFYSQGMSLQCL comes from the exons ATGCTAGATACGTTCAGACCCGTCCCTTTCGCGTCGGAAATGGCGATTAGTAAATCCGTGGCGTGGCTGAACGAGCAGCTGGAGATGGGCAACGACCGGCTGCTGCTGATGGACTGTCGGCCGCAGGAGTTGTACGAGTCGTCCCACATCGAGTCGGCCATCAACGTGGCCATCCCCGGCATCATGCTGCGGCGGCTGCAGAAGGGCAACCTGCCCCTGCGCTCCCTGGTCTCCAGCAGCGAGGAAGACCGGGAGCGCTTCGCCCGCCGGTGCGGCACCGACACGGTGGTGCTGTACGACGAGCACAGCCGCGACTGGAACGAGAACACGGGCGGCGAGTccgtgctggggctgctcctcaAGCGCCTTAAAGACGAAGGTTGCAAGGCGTTTTATCTGGAAG GTGGTTTCAGCAAGTTCCAGGCCGAGTTCGCCCTGCACTGCGAAACTAACCTAGACAGTTCGTGTAGCAGCAGCTCTCCTCCTTTGCCAGTCCTGGGCTTGGGAGGCCTTCGAATCAGCTCCGATTCCTCATCAGACATTGAATCTGACATTGACAGAGACCCCAATAGTGCCACGGACTCCGATGGCAGCCCTCTCTCCAACAACCAGCCTTCCTTCCCGGTGGAGATTTTACCCTACCTCTACTTAGGCTGTGCCAAGGACTCTACTAATCTGGACGTTTTAGAAGAGTTTGGCATTAAATATATCTTGAATGTTACCCCCAACCTGCCTAATCTCTTTGAAAATGCCGGCGAATTCAAGTACAAACAGATCCCGATCTCTGACCACTGGAGCCAAAATCTGTCTCAGTTCTTTCCTGAGGCCATCTCCTTTATAG ATGAAGCACGGGGGAAGAACTGCGGTGTCCTGGTGCATTGCTTAGCAGGGATCAGCCGCTCGGTCACAGTGACAGTGGCCTACCTCATGCAGAAGCTCAACTTGTCTATGAATGATGCCTATGATATTGTCAAAATGAAGAAGTCCAACATTTCACCCAATTTCAACTTCATGGGTCAGCTGCTGGACTTTGAGCGGACtctggggctgagcagcccctgTGACAATCGAGtgccaaaccagcagctgtaCTTCACCACCCCTTCCAACCAGAACGTCTTCCAGGTGGATTCCCTGCAGTCCAC